The proteins below are encoded in one region of Amycolatopsis acidiphila:
- a CDS encoding flavin-containing monooxygenase, with protein MSSRRPTVAIIGAGFGGLGMAIMLKRAGFTDFTVFEQAGDIGGVWRENTYPGAACDVPSPLYSFSFAPNRAWPRRYSTQPDILDYLRRTAKDEAVLDRVRLNTEVTGAEFDSGTGRWRVETGDGETFEADVLIPAVGQLSRRAMPDIPGADTFAGEIFHSAEWNHEVDLAGKRVAVIGTGASAIQFVPQIQPKVARLTVFQRSAPYVIPKADRAYTRWHHRIFRALPLSQLVGRLGTWSAGELLTMALTSVQPLGRIVELLFRLQLRRQVPDARLRARLIPDYRVGCKRVLFSNDWFPALAQPNVEVVTDRITGITPAGVRTEAGEHEADVIVFGTGFKATEFLAPMHIRGAGGRELSQEWAGGAHAYLGISVPDFPNMFLIYGPNTNLGGNSIIYMMEHQCRYVLQILREIAVGRVSCVDVRRDVAERFDAEVQQRLSHSVWSSCRSWYREENGRISTNWPGLVWEYHRRTARADLSAYRERAATVA; from the coding sequence ATGTCCTCCCGGCGGCCGACGGTTGCCATCATCGGGGCCGGGTTCGGCGGCCTCGGCATGGCCATCATGCTGAAAAGGGCCGGCTTCACCGACTTCACGGTCTTCGAGCAGGCCGGCGACATCGGCGGCGTCTGGCGGGAGAACACCTACCCCGGCGCCGCCTGCGACGTGCCCTCGCCGCTCTACTCGTTCTCCTTCGCGCCGAACCGGGCCTGGCCGCGCCGGTACTCGACGCAGCCCGACATCCTCGACTACCTGCGCCGCACCGCGAAGGATGAGGCCGTGCTCGACAGGGTGCGGTTGAACACCGAGGTCACCGGAGCCGAGTTCGACTCCGGGACCGGCCGGTGGCGGGTCGAGACCGGCGACGGCGAGACCTTCGAGGCCGACGTGCTCATTCCCGCCGTCGGCCAGCTGTCCCGGCGCGCGATGCCCGACATCCCGGGCGCGGACACCTTTGCCGGCGAGATCTTTCACTCCGCCGAGTGGAACCACGAGGTCGACCTCGCCGGAAAGCGTGTCGCCGTGATCGGCACCGGGGCGAGCGCCATCCAGTTCGTGCCGCAGATCCAGCCGAAGGTCGCCCGGCTGACCGTCTTCCAGCGCTCGGCGCCGTACGTCATCCCGAAGGCCGACCGCGCCTACACCCGCTGGCACCACCGGATCTTCCGCGCGCTGCCGCTCAGCCAGCTCGTGGGCCGGCTGGGCACCTGGAGCGCCGGTGAGCTGCTGACCATGGCGCTGACCTCGGTGCAGCCGCTCGGCAGGATCGTCGAGCTGCTGTTCCGCCTGCAGCTGCGCAGGCAGGTGCCGGACGCGCGGCTGCGCGCCCGGCTGATCCCGGACTACCGGGTCGGGTGCAAGCGCGTGTTGTTCTCCAACGACTGGTTCCCGGCGCTGGCGCAGCCGAACGTCGAGGTCGTGACCGACCGGATCACCGGCATCACGCCGGCCGGCGTGCGGACCGAGGCCGGTGAGCACGAGGCCGACGTGATCGTCTTCGGCACCGGTTTCAAGGCGACGGAGTTCCTCGCGCCGATGCACATCCGCGGCGCGGGCGGGCGCGAGCTGTCGCAGGAGTGGGCCGGCGGCGCCCACGCGTACCTGGGCATCAGCGTGCCGGACTTCCCCAACATGTTCCTGATCTACGGGCCGAACACGAACCTCGGCGGCAACTCGATCATCTACATGATGGAGCACCAGTGCCGCTACGTCCTGCAGATCCTGCGGGAGATCGCCGTCGGCCGGGTGTCCTGTGTGGACGTTCGCAGGGATGTCGCGGAGCGGTTCGACGCCGAGGTGCAGCAGCGGCTCTCCCACAGCGTGTGGAGCAGCTGCCGCAGCTGGTACCGCGAGGAGAACGGCCGCATCTCGACGAACTGGCCCGGCCTGGTCTGGGAGTACCACCGCCGCACGGCGAGGGCCGACCTGTCGGCGTACCGCGAGCGCGCGGCGACGGTGGCGTGA
- a CDS encoding WhiB family transcriptional regulator, which produces MPHQSNWQERAACRDEDPELFFPVSEMGPGARQVAQAKAVCARCPVRAECLEYALDTGLDHGIFGGTTDGERRKLFRRTRAEAA; this is translated from the coding sequence ATGCCACATCAGAGCAACTGGCAGGAGCGGGCCGCCTGCCGGGACGAGGACCCCGAACTGTTCTTCCCCGTGTCCGAAATGGGCCCGGGTGCCCGGCAGGTCGCGCAGGCGAAGGCTGTCTGCGCGCGCTGTCCGGTCCGCGCCGAGTGTCTCGAGTACGCCCTGGACACCGGCCTGGACCACGGAATCTTCGGCGGCACGACCGACGGCGAGCGGCGCAAGCTGTTTCGCCGCACGCGCGCCGAAGCGGCCTGA
- a CDS encoding winged helix-turn-helix transcriptional regulator, whose translation MAPRKCSIANALGVVGERWTLLALREVMLGQRRFDQIAANTGASRDILAARLRKLVEHGVLSKEQYEEHPPRYEYVLTEAGQALQPILHGLMQWGDRYVTEGPAPTVWEHTCGAELRTKAVCENCGEPVGAGGSRLVRLGGVPQ comes from the coding sequence ATGGCACCGCGGAAGTGCTCGATCGCCAATGCGCTCGGCGTCGTCGGCGAGCGGTGGACACTGCTGGCGCTGCGCGAGGTGATGCTCGGCCAGCGGCGGTTCGACCAGATCGCGGCCAACACGGGGGCGAGCCGGGACATCCTGGCGGCGCGGCTGCGCAAGCTCGTCGAGCACGGCGTGCTTTCGAAGGAGCAGTACGAGGAGCACCCGCCACGGTACGAGTACGTGCTGACCGAGGCGGGACAGGCGCTGCAGCCGATCCTGCACGGGCTCATGCAGTGGGGCGACCGGTATGTGACCGAGGGCCCGGCACCGACGGTGTGGGAGCACACCTGCGGCGCCGAGCTGCGCACGAAGGCGGTGTGCGAGAACTGCGGGGAGCCGGTCGGCGCAGGCGGGTCGAGGCTCGTGCGGCTGGGTGGCGTGCCGCAGTAG
- a CDS encoding acetoacetate decarboxylase family protein, with amino-acid sequence MRPVTVLGRAVVATAFVDYLPGGLLPYHELLAAVVVRRGRRLGLTITDIWVDSPASRAGGRELWGSRRSWRSSRSSTSLRSREARRTARCWRRPPCGG; translated from the coding sequence GTGCGGCCGGTGACTGTGCTGGGCAGGGCCGTCGTGGCCACCGCGTTCGTCGACTACCTGCCAGGCGGTCTGCTGCCGTACCACGAACTGCTGGCGGCGGTCGTCGTGCGGCGGGGCAGGCGGCTCGGCCTGACGATCACCGACATCTGGGTCGACAGCCCCGCGTCCCGGGCGGGTGGCCGTGAGCTGTGGGGATCCCGAAGGAGCTGGCGGAGTTCGAGATCGAGCACGAGCCTTCGTTCACGGGAAGCGCGACGAACGGCTCGCTGCTGGCGGAGGCCACCGTGCGGCGGGTGA
- a CDS encoding FAD-dependent oxidoreductase, producing the protein MGEFDYDVVVIGSGFGGSVAALRLTEKGYRVGVLEAGRRFADHEFAKNSWHLRDYLFAPGAGCTGIQRITLLRDVLVLTGAGVGGGSLVYANTLYEPPEAFYRDKQWGHITDWRDELAPFYDQAKRMLGVRGYPRVSPADRVLRAVAEDMGVRDTYHPTQVGVFFGDRPGEQEPDPFFGGLGPARSACTHCGECMTGCRHNAKNTLVKNYLYLAERAGATVHALTTVTDVRPLPGGGFAVHTKRTGGRAKGRFTAGQVVFSAAALGTQRLLHRLRDRGSLPAVSDRLGTLSRTNSEAVLAAKARGGDVDYSEGVSITSSMHPDAHTHVESVRYGHGSNLMGLLMTVLVDAQEGRARWRLGLRELARHRRDLRRLLNPRHWSERTIALLVMQSLDNSLTTYTRRGLFGRRMTTRQGIGEPNPVWIPAGHEATRRVADKIGGIAGGAWSDLANIPLTGHSIGGCAIGDSPATGVVDPYHRLYGYEGLHVVDGSTISANLGVNPALTITAQAERAMSLWPNKGEADRRPPQGAPYVRLEPVAPKNPVVPEAAPGALRLPVSPR; encoded by the coding sequence GTGGGCGAGTTCGACTACGACGTGGTGGTCATCGGTTCCGGCTTCGGCGGCAGCGTGGCCGCGCTCCGGCTCACCGAGAAGGGCTACCGGGTGGGCGTGCTGGAGGCGGGGCGGCGCTTCGCCGACCACGAGTTCGCGAAGAACTCCTGGCACCTCAGGGACTACCTGTTCGCGCCCGGCGCCGGCTGCACCGGGATCCAGCGGATCACCCTGCTGCGCGACGTCCTGGTGCTGACGGGCGCGGGCGTCGGCGGCGGCTCGCTGGTCTACGCCAACACGCTGTACGAGCCGCCCGAAGCGTTCTACCGCGACAAGCAGTGGGGCCATATCACCGACTGGCGCGACGAGCTCGCGCCGTTCTACGACCAGGCCAAGCGCATGCTCGGCGTGCGCGGGTATCCGCGAGTGAGCCCGGCCGACCGCGTGCTGCGTGCGGTCGCGGAGGACATGGGCGTGCGCGACACCTACCACCCCACGCAGGTCGGGGTGTTCTTCGGCGACCGGCCTGGCGAGCAGGAGCCCGACCCGTTCTTCGGCGGTCTCGGGCCCGCCCGCAGCGCCTGCACGCACTGCGGCGAGTGCATGACCGGCTGCCGCCACAACGCGAAGAACACGCTGGTCAAGAACTACCTGTACCTGGCGGAGCGGGCGGGTGCGACGGTGCACGCGCTGACCACCGTGACCGACGTCCGGCCGTTGCCCGGCGGTGGTTTCGCAGTGCACACCAAGCGCACCGGCGGCCGCGCGAAGGGCAGGTTCACCGCCGGGCAGGTCGTGTTCTCCGCGGCGGCGCTCGGTACGCAGCGGCTGCTGCACCGGCTTCGCGACCGTGGCAGCCTGCCCGCCGTCTCCGACCGGCTCGGCACGCTCTCGCGCACGAACTCCGAGGCGGTGCTCGCGGCGAAGGCGCGCGGCGGCGACGTCGACTACTCCGAGGGCGTCTCGATCACGTCCTCGATGCATCCGGACGCGCACACCCACGTCGAGTCGGTGCGCTACGGGCACGGCAGCAACCTGATGGGCCTGCTGATGACGGTGCTCGTCGACGCGCAGGAGGGCCGCGCCCGGTGGCGGCTCGGCCTGCGCGAGCTCGCGCGGCACCGGCGTGACCTGCGCCGGTTGCTGAACCCGCGGCACTGGTCGGAGCGGACGATCGCGTTGCTGGTGATGCAGAGCCTCGACAACTCGCTGACCACCTACACCAGGCGCGGCCTGTTCGGCAGGCGGATGACCACCCGGCAGGGGATCGGCGAGCCGAACCCGGTGTGGATCCCGGCCGGACACGAGGCGACGCGCCGGGTCGCGGACAAGATCGGCGGGATCGCGGGCGGGGCCTGGAGCGATCTGGCGAACATCCCGCTGACCGGGCACTCCATCGGCGGCTGCGCCATCGGTGACTCTCCCGCGACAGGCGTGGTCGACCCGTACCACCGGCTGTACGGCTACGAGGGACTGCACGTCGTGGACGGCTCGACGATCTCCGCGAACCTCGGCGTGAACCCGGCACTGACGATCACCGCGCAGGCCGAGCGTGCGATGTCGTTGTGGCCCAACAAGGGCGAGGCCGACCGGCGGCCACCGCAGGGCGCGCCGTACGTGCGGCTCGAGCCGGTCGCGCCGAAGAACCCGGTCGTCCCCGAGGCCGCGCCGGGTGCGCTGCGTCTGCCGGTCAGCCCGAGGTGA